A part of Rhinolophus ferrumequinum isolate MPI-CBG mRhiFer1 chromosome 11, mRhiFer1_v1.p, whole genome shotgun sequence genomic DNA contains:
- the LOC117029920 gene encoding olfactory receptor 52K2-like, with translation MSIWSNGSSDVSYTSFFLVSFPGLQESRILLVLPFLSLYLVIISANALIIHTVVAQRSLHQPMYLLIALLLAVNICAATTVVPTMLFSFSTCFNRISLTRCLVQMFCIYFLIAFDCNILLVMALDRYVAICYPLRYPKIVTGQLLVGLVGVAAARSMGIVAPVVGLASWVRFCRSDVIHHFACEHMALMKLSCGDITLNKTVGLTVRIFNRVLDMLLLGASYSRIIHAAFRISSGRARSKALSTCGSHLLVIFTVYSSTMSSSIVYRVARTASQDVHNLLSAFYLLLPCLVNPVIYGARTKEIRQHLAILFQRAQLQVPTEKP, from the coding sequence ATGTCAATATGGAGCAATGGCAGCTCTGATGTGTCCTACACCAGCTTCTTCCTGGTGAGCTTCCCAGGGCTGCAGGAGTCCCGCATACTCCTGGTGCTGCCCTTCCTTAGTCTCTACCTGGTGATCATCTCTGCCAATGCCCTGATCATCCACACGGTGGTGGCCCAGCGGAGCCTGCACCAGCCCATGTACCTGCTCATCGCCCTGCTCCTGGCTGTCAACATCTGTGCCGCCACCACCGTGGTGCCCACCATGCTGTTCAGCTTCTCCACCTGCTTCAACCGCATCTCCCTGACTCGCTGTCTGGTCCAGATGTTTTGCATCTACTTCCTCATTGCCTTTGACTGCAACATCCTCCTAGTCATGGCCCTGGACCGCTACGTCGCCATCTGCTACCCACTCCGCTACCCCAAGATAGTGACCGGCCAGTTGCTGGTTGGGCTGGTGGGGGTGGCAGCTGCCAGGAGCATGGGCATTGTTGCTCCTGTGGTGGGGCTGGCCTCCTGGGTTCGCTTCTGCCGCTCAGACGTGATCCACCACTTTGCCTGTGAGCACATGGCCCTGATGAAGCTCTCCTGCGGAGACATCACCCTCAACAAGACTGTGGGGCTCACTGTCCGCATCTTCAACAGAGTCCTGGACATGCTGCTACTTGGGGCCTCCTACTCCCGCATCATCCATGCTGCATTTCGCATTTCATCAGGCAGAGCACGTTCCAAGGCTCTAAGCACCTGTGGCTCCCACCTGCTGGTCATCTTTACTGTCTACTCCTCCACCATGTCCTCATCCATCGTCTACCGTGTGGCCCGCACCGCCTCCCAGGACGTGCACAACTTGCTCAGTGCCTTCTACCTGCTGCTCCCATGTCTGGTCAACCCTGTCATCTACGGGGCCAGGACCAAGGAAATCAGGCAGCACCTGGCAATTCTGTTCCAAAGGGCACAGCTGCAGGTCCCCACAGAGAAGCCCTAG